In the Channa argus isolate prfri chromosome 19, Channa argus male v1.0, whole genome shotgun sequence genome, GCATCATGTTCAAAGCTCTATCTCTTGCCCAGAGGGTGATCACCCCAACGGCTCCTCCTCATTCAGGTATACAACCCCTCCCATCCGCTGCCAACGaacgatgtctggtggtcccagtaCCCCACTGAAGACACtcagcaaaactcttcagctcagtgatcccacgatgcTGGAACGAGCAACCAAAGtttgcacgctcagcaaactcactccccaTATTCCGCATCTTTCTACGCACTTACATCTTAAAAAACATCCTTTTTAGCATGAAACATGAAACCAAAACACTTCTTCTAATAGGattttgctttgatattttctccttgacttagatttttgcttgccttttATCTCACTAAATGATTAATGTAAAGTAATGTAGTTAGAAGCTGTAATGTAAATCATATGACATGAAAGACATGGCAAAAACAGGAAACCCTATTGGAAGCTAGGACAAATTCCCGTTCAAGTAATATCGGTATTAACAATATCCCATTTTCAGCCACTCTGTTTCAGAAATGTACTATTATTATAAAAAGCAGCTCTGCAGTTTGACAATACATTGCACACATACCTCCCAGCCTGTAGGGGGCAGTTTGTACAGTAATTCAATCTCAAGGAGGCTCACACGCACGCGCCTTTAAAGTCTACGTCAGCTTTTCTCCGTTCATAGCTACGCTCTGTATAACAAACTGCCTGAATTCTACGTGGCCTTCAGTCGTGTCGCTGGCTTCTTACCAAGCTCCACTGTACATACAGGTAAActaaaggttgtttttttattacatgaaaATAATTGTACATTTTCCCCAAAACATCATTCCAAGTAACCTTTGACTTTTAAATGAGTTTCCATTGAATTAAATGTTAGGTGGAGTTGGTACGTGACGTTAGgcttagctaacgttagcaaggAGGGTTTTATTAGCGTTAGTTAGCTGGTCTGATTTACTTGGTGTCAAGATTTTCAGTGATGACGATACATTTATTCGATTATGGGGCTACTATTGGTGATGGGTTATTGATGTATATGATCTGttaatgattaaaaagttgaGCGAGCTAGAAAAGGCTGGGTCTGTAAAGTCAACGTCAGCACTGAAAGCAGTCCAAGCTTTAGCTTTAGCCTAACTTAGATTGGTTTCTGCCTCCAGCGCTTAAAACCATGGATCAGGTAATGCAGTTTGTGGAGCCCAGTCGGCAGTTCGTCAAAGATTCCATACGACTCGTAAAGAGATGCACAAAACCCGACAGAAAAGGTAAGATCATATGTTTGGTCCAGTCTTTGTTACACTCACATCATATGAAGATCCATTCTGCATCTTATCAAATCAAGTAACCatcatttgttttgaacatGATAAAATGGTATAATGATAAGAATAGATCATGTAACATAACGTTTGTCTTTAGcacatcagacacacacacgattAATATTTTGAGTCTATGGTGAAAACGACTTCATTTCAGACTACTTGATAATTTAAGGTGAACTAGTTGTGATCCAATGACTATTAGCTTTGCTAAATAATGTCATTTAttcctttttcctgtcttttagaATTCCAGAAGATTGCCATGGCCACAGCAATTGGGTTTGCCATCATGGGTTTCATTGGTTTCTTCGTCAAACTCATTCACATCCCTATCAACAACATCATTGTGTAAGTAGCACatgtattatttacattataaaatagaaaaatacaaatccatgcatgttgttttaaattcttAACAAGTGACTGTTGGGGGAAATAAGTGTTAACATCATTAAACACTAGTTGTCATCATTAAACACTAGTACTCTACAGTGAAGTCACCCAAATCATCAGATGGTATCAGTGTATAAGCCAAATACTAGCAGGAATGACCAAAAAGCTAATTATTTGAGAAATTCTAGTGAATTCCTAAAAATTCATCTTCAAAGGGCTATATTATTAACATGggctcaaataaaaaacaaaatggaacaaTTGAAAAAAGTGGATGGAAACTGACACACTagtaacattaatatttttattttcatgtacagAAAGAGGATTAATATCTCAAAGTGCAGAGGTTTGATTGTCTGTCAAATGAAAATTGAGGTGTgattttaaatctttgcaaGTGGTCCAGAATGATGAGTCATGACATTTTTAGGTTAAGAAGTCAgagtgtttatgtatttatggcCATTTAAGCttatttagattaaaaacatggatctttttttcccccctggcATTTCAATGCCTTTcatgcttttttcctttttcctttttagtggCGGTTGAATCCTGGTCAAGTACAAACAAATACCTGGAGACTGTGGTGCAAAATGTTATTTGGGCTGAGTTGACTTGGGTCTGGAGGGATGgcatttttatgttcttttcaacatttatatttcaatgtgtaaataaaacaatgtgagaTCAAACAACTGATTTGTCTTGTTTATTCAGTTCTGTTTATAGCTGAGCTTTCAGTATGGTATGGATATATTCCTTTTTCAGAATTTTAGAAGTACAAcaattaaaaagacaattacTGTATTGTAACAGTGAAATACTGTATCTGCACAGTGGTCACTAGACAAAACAAGCTCATTTATATTAAAGGCACATGTTGTAGGCTGTAATGACAGATCTTTGCACACATTAAAAGAAAGGCATTGGTGATGCCATCATCTTAGTCCTTACATTAAAAAATGCCTGAGAGCAAACTATTGTAATGAGAGAAACCACACAGTACAGAAAATAAGTCTGGATCTTTTCCTAAGCCAAAAGTACCTGCAGGGTAGTTGTGAATTTAATCCTGTGCAGTGAATAAGCACAAGGATTTCTATCATGGCATAAGTcagtcttaaaaacaaaacattttcagttttgtttttttctgtgtaccAGAACTGACCAATTTAACATGGCAAATACTGAGCAAAGGCTCAGAGAGGTTTTCCTTGTAACTAGTAACTGCCACAGCTAACCGCAGAAAAAAGTTAGACATTCTGATTAATCAGAAGaatctcctctctctgcacacaCCCCATTCTTCTGGATGCCCATGCTCCAAATAAGTGGCTGGTCTGTGGTCACAGTTACCTCCTTCCTGGAGTTTCCGAGAGCGACCGGCTCATAGGTGTTAGAAGTGCTCACCAGCTTCCCAAACTGCAGTACCTGGTTGTCTGAACGGAAACATAATACAATTAAATTGATAGGTAATGAGGTCCCACTAAGTTATAATGCTACTTCTGTCACATCAACACCAACCTAATTAGTCAAGGCAAATTACTCAGGGAATAGAAGTAGATAGTTGACTTAGAAATAGTGTTTTCAATGTGTTCTTACTATTCTTTCTATCCATTTGTAACAGCTGTTGTCGAATAACAGAAGTAAGCTGGTAGACAAGACTGCCTTGTCTACCAGCTAATGTCTTTAACACAGGAATCTGTGGCTATACAACCACCCACATACAGAACATTCGatgtcatttagtttttataggAAGGAAAAGAACAATGTGGATGTTACGAAAGTTGAACTGAACAATTCAGGCCTGAAAGAGCAACTGGCCAACACTGACCTCAAGTGGTCAAACCAGGAAGATCAGCTGTATGTAAGGGAACGAGGGCACAAAAAAGTAACCAGCAAACAGTAGATACATTATGTTTAAGCATATGGTTATGAATaacagtttttaacatttttttttaaagaactgtCATGCAAAAGAAGTGCCCTGAGAGTGGAGATGTTGGATCTTGTACAACCTGAAAATGGGAAGCTCAACCCGGGATTTACAGCTGGGGCTTTCTATTCATTTTCCATTATGGGTCACTGTTCTTACCATTCACAACcaatcaaacaacaaaatacttaATACTGAATAATACCAAATTTCTGACCCAAGAGTTCAGCAAATCTGTTTAATTCTGCTTTAATTATGTTAATGATGTTTGAAATACAGTAGATAAACCACAAGTTCTACTGTGACTTGAGAATTGTTTgctgaaaacactgaacatttttctttaaaaggcaccaatttataatttaactatatactgtaattaGTGTTCTATTTGTGCAGTTGCTTAATCTGATTACTTTAACTATAGagttaaaatcatttttgacTGGCTATGAAATGCTAGTGCTAACATTATTTACTAAAGTGACAAAGTTAGACTGTACTGGCACAACCAACATGACAAATGGAAATCTACAAACCATATCAAGATACAATCAGTAGCAGAATGTGCACCTCTGgccacaataaataaatcacatttagtTCCCTGCCACATTGTAGCACATAAATGGATACAATAAAAATTtgggaaaaaatatatttcaatttttCATAGGGTACACTGAAATTGCTTTACATGTGGGTTATTGGGAGTGGAATCTCACGAGCATCGCTTTAACAAAAGTCTAAAATAATCATTATGATTATTAAGTCTGGGCAATATTTATGCCTCAACCTAATTAAACTGGTTGCTATGATAATTTTCTTGCACCATTAGTGCACAATGTACTGCATTAGTCCAAAGTTTTCTGGGTTTCgtaagtttaaataaatttaaaatacaaatgtaattcCCTTCACTCATGAAAGCTCTCAGTGTGTCAATGTGAGGATGAGCTGCAATTCAatatatttcagcttttttataAATAGGTAATTTCAAAGTAGTACAAATTGTATTCTGTTGAAGAATAAAGAGACCAATTAACCATATAtcctaattttaaaaatgctacaaTTCAAACATAATACAATAGATTGTACTCTATTAAGCTAAACCAGCACCTGGTAATTGCATTGTTTCAACATCctcagaaaaagacaaaacatgaaGAGCATTAGAAAACAAGAATATTATGAACATGCAAAAATAGGTTTGGTACCATCACTTGTACAAAggtaaaaatgaacacaaagaaactgggACAACAAAGAATGAAATTAAGCCTTTGTCCACAGGCGCCTGTGTGCACATCAAACAAgaccaaaaaaatgtatatatactCTGCTCCAAAGATATCTGCACAAGCATGGTGCTAGATCAGCTTgactcagaataaaaaaaaaaaaagtatgtgaacctggGGTACTTCTAATTGAATCAATACGGAGTCATCGTCACTAGGCTATGGCTGAACAAGAATAATGCTATGACTGTTAACTGCAGGCCTGAAGCTTTAACTGTGTAGGATAATGTGTTTCCACCATGATCACACCAGCAGGCCGTGAGGAGGGTGTAGGAGCTTTACATAAATACACTAACATAcacttttgttttaacattttatggtCAATATGGTATCATGTGAGTTTTATTGGCCCTGAAGGGTTTTTTCCCCCAGATTAATATTATATGCATCGTAATCCAACATAAGTCATTTTCTAGCAGAGATGGAACAGTTCTGGTGATTTTACATAACTAATTTGCTCTGTGCTTTTCTCACTGGAAAAAATTAGGTTAAACTCAGATGGCCAATCTGGCTACGATCACACCCACATGGTCCGGATGAAGTATTTAActtcattgtttttctaaactttatACATTACAATAAGAAATTATAATAGGGCAAAAATATGGCTACAACAGGCATCTGAGAAGACACCGTATCACTAgggtgccacacacacacacacggtcccCCAGAAGACTACATAAATCTTCTATAGCTGTTGAGATAATTGCAATGAAATTATCATCGGATTTTTCCTTCAATAAACTGTGATTAGATTTCAACCACAGAGGAAGATATATTAAGGGGTGAAATCTGTAATCAAGGCTTCCACCAGAGGCAGCAGAGGACTAACATACAAGCATGAAGAGACATGCTTAAGTGGAAGAGTGACACCTACATTTACTAACACACattatctctgtctgtctctcataGACACATCCATTTATAAACATGGACCCACCCACACATGGAcgcacccacaaacacacacacacacgtgtgtgtaaACTCTACCACACAAAAGGCTTTCAGATGGCTTCATTAGTAGTCCCCTCCTCAAAGCTGATACCGATCAATAACGGCCCCCCGATGCAGAGGGGACCAAAATGAGTGTCGCACCCTTCAGTGATAACAATGGAGATGTTTGCTGCCTGTAATTGCATTTCCAGCGCCATAGCCAAAAGGGCCTGTCAGTTGTAAGTAGACAGTATTTACACAACAAATTAACCAGGAGTGAGGGTGGGCGATGAGAGGAGAGACTCACAGACACTCACAGTGCAGCGGGCAGGTAGTGAGGGGAATTATGTGTGTTACAGGCCATTTTTGAAAGGGAGAGAAGAATGTTGCTGCTCTACTTTTGCCTTCACACAGGTTTTTTGTCAAGAGGTTCTTGGAAGAAACATTAAAGGTGTGTATCAAGCATGTTTAAACAATGAAACAGTGTTAAAGTGTGATACTCTG is a window encoding:
- the sec61g gene encoding protein transport protein Sec61 subunit gamma — its product is MDQVMQFVEPSRQFVKDSIRLVKRCTKPDRKEFQKIAMATAIGFAIMGFIGFFVKLIHIPINNIIVGG